GATCGGGCGATATCACGAAATTGCGCTCAAAGGGCGCAACCGCTGGCGTTTTGTCGAGCAGCTCAAACGCAACCTGCGCGTGCTGATGAGCGATTGGGCGCTGGGACCGATTCATAGCACCGGCCCCCGCCTGATGGTGGAACTGCCCGAACAATTGCCCGACCATCTGCTCCACGAACGCGCGCGCCGGCTGTTCGGGCTGCAAAATTATTCGCTCAGCTACCGCGTCTTGCCGGAGTTGGAGGCAATCAAGCGCCAAGCTCTGGCCTGTGCCCTCGCCCATCCGGGCCGCAGCTTCGCGGTGCGCACCCGGCGCGAAGACAAGCGCTTCCCACTGAACTCGATGCAGGTCGATCGCGAGGTCGGCGGTGCGATTGCCGCAGCCACGGGATGGAAGGTCGATTTGAGCGCCCCCGAGACCACCGTGACGGTGGAGATTTTTGCCGACCGCGCCTTAATAGCAGCAGGCAAACAGGCGGGGGCGGGAGGCCTGCCGGTGGGAATCAGCGGACGGGGTTTGGCCCTGCTTTCCGGCGGGATCGATTCTCCGGTCGCCGCCTGGCGCATGATGCGCCGCGGCTTGGCGTTGGACTACGTGCATTTCCATAGCTACCCGATGTTGTCCCGGGCAAGCCAGGACAAGGCACGAGAGTTGGCCCAGCATCTGGCCGGCTTTCAGGGCGAGACCACGCTTTATCTGGCCCCTTTTGGACTGCTGCAGCGCGAGATTATCGCCCGGACCCACCGCCCCCTGCGCGTAATCCTCTACCGGCGCTTTATGCTGCGGGTCGCCTGCGCCTTGGCTGCGCGCCAGGGAGCACAAACCCTGGTCACCGGCGAGAGCCTGGGCCAAGTCGCTTCTCAAACCCTTCCCAATCTACAGACGATCGAGGCCGCGGCCACGCTTCCCGTAATGCGCCCATTGGTGGGGATGGACAAAAACGAAATCGTCGAGCAGGCCCGCCACCTGGGAACTTTCGAAACCTCAATTTTACCCGACCAGGATTGCTGCACCCTCTTCATTCCCCGCCATCCCGAGACCCACGCCCGCTTGGCCGAAGTCGAGGCGGCCGAAAGCGCCCTAGATGTGGCACGGATGGTAGCCGAGGTAGTCGCTTCCTGCGATCCGGTGAAGCTGGAGGCTTACCCGCGTCGCGCTAGTTCGCAGTCACCGGCGGCCCTGGTACCGTCGTCTTCAGCGGACCATCACGGTGGCCAAGACCAGGGTTAGCAGCGTAATCGGCAGGCCCACTTTGAGGTGTTCGCTAAAGCTCAGATGAACGTTGTGGGCGCGGGCATTCTCCACCACGATCAGGTTGGCGACCGAGCCCAACA
The window above is part of the Candidatus Binataceae bacterium genome. Proteins encoded here:
- the thiI gene encoding tRNA uracil 4-sulfurtransferase ThiI; the protein is MRYLIGRYHEIALKGRNRWRFVEQLKRNLRVLMSDWALGPIHSTGPRLMVELPEQLPDHLLHERARRLFGLQNYSLSYRVLPELEAIKRQALACALAHPGRSFAVRTRREDKRFPLNSMQVDREVGGAIAAATGWKVDLSAPETTVTVEIFADRALIAAGKQAGAGGLPVGISGRGLALLSGGIDSPVAAWRMMRRGLALDYVHFHSYPMLSRASQDKARELAQHLAGFQGETTLYLAPFGLLQREIIARTHRPLRVILYRRFMLRVACALAARQGAQTLVTGESLGQVASQTLPNLQTIEAAATLPVMRPLVGMDKNEIVEQARHLGTFETSILPDQDCCTLFIPRHPETHARLAEVEAAESALDVARMVAEVVASCDPVKLEAYPRRASSQSPAALVPSSSADHHGGQDQG